From Juglans regia cultivar Chandler chromosome 8, Walnut 2.0, whole genome shotgun sequence, the proteins below share one genomic window:
- the LOC108979882 gene encoding bidirectional sugar transporter SWEET16-like: protein MVTPSFIVGIIGNVISILVFTSPIKTFRQVVKRKSTENYKGIPYVTTLLSTSLWTFYGLLNPNGLLVITVNGAGAIFQAIYVILFLVYAPMDKKVQTGTLVAIFNVGFLGLVIAVTLLAMHGSLRLTFVGILCVVLTIGMYAAPLSAMRRVIKTKSVEYMPFLLSFFLFLNATIWTIYSVLVKDFYIGVPNATGVVLGSGQLIVYAIYKNKSVLPEKSIEKIDEEEGSAHLVKAAGGVIEMGGLEVEDEEANYLKNRSLRKGRSLSKPSHVDRQHSI from the exons ATGGTTACCCCCAGCTTCATCGTTGGCATTATTG GCAATGTAATTTCAATACTGGTTTTTACTTCTCCAAT AAAGACGTTTAGGCAGGTGGTGAAGAGGAAATCAACTGAGAATTACAAAGGAATTCCATACGTAACTACGCTACTGAGCACGAGTTTATGGACCTTTTATGggcttctcaatccaaacggtcTACTTGTCATTACTGTCAATGGTGCCGGTGCCATCTTCCAAGCCATTTATGTCATTCTCTTTCTGGTCTATGCCCCCATGGATAAGAAG GTGCAAACAGGAACGCTGGTGGCCATATTCAACGTGGGTTTTCTTGGGTTAGTCATTGCGGTGACTCTGCTAGCAATGCATGGAAGTTTGAGGCTCACCTTTGTTGGAATTCTATGTGTTGTCTTAACCATAGGCATGTATGCAGCACCTCTTTCAGCCATG AGAAGAGTGATAAAGACCAAGAGCGTGGAGTACATGCCATTTCTCctctcattttttctatttctgaaTGCTACCATTTGGACTATTTATTCCGTGCTTGTCAAAGACTTCTATATTGGA GTACCAAACGCCACTGGAGTTGTGTTGGGGTCAGGACAACTAATTGTGTATGCAATCTACAAGAACAAGTCAGTACTTCCAGAAAAATCAATAGAGAAAATTGATGAAGAGGAAGGCTCTGCCCACCTTGTCAAAGCAGCAGGAGGAGTAATCGAGATGGGAGGATTGGAGGTTGAAGACGAAGAGGCCAATTACCTGAAAAATCGAAGCCTCCGCAAGGGAAGAAGCCTCTCAAAGCCATCTCATGTAGACAGGCAACACAGCATATAA